Proteins encoded by one window of Haematobia irritans isolate KBUSLIRL chromosome 2, ASM5000362v1, whole genome shotgun sequence:
- the Hrs gene encoding hepatocyte growth factor regulated tyrosine kinase substrate isoform X1 — protein MFRSNFDKNLDSATSHLLLEPEWPSILMCCDAINQKDTNPKNAFAAIKKKMNSTNPHTAYYACLVLESVVKNCGAPVHDEVFTKENCTMLSQYLETTTHENVRAKMLELVQTWAYAFRNSDRYQAIKDTMTILKAKGHPFPELKEADAMFTKDTAPAWADGLTCHRCRDDFTLTNRKHHCRNCGQVFCGQCSSKSCPLPKFGIEKDVRVCDGCYAQLQRPTSAKATVRSGESDLPAEYLNSSLAQQVQVRNATPPRKTEQELKEEEELQLALALSQSEAESKKQQEQQQKQTIAAYRLQQRSPSPEAPAAPKEIQPEETNPDLAKYLNRSYWEQRKVSESPLASPSAPSPMPPTPQSQTSQQLPLTANDFRPKSTDEQKIDEFAGHMRTQVEIFVNRMKSNSSRGRSIANDSSVQNLFMTLTGLHSQQLSFIKEMDDKRMWYEQLQDKLAQIKDSRAALDDLRHEHAENLRRMAEEQERQRQIQMAQKLEIMRKKKQEYLQYQRQLALHRLQEQEREMQLRQEQQMAQYRMSQPTFPYMQPMPGAPVAHGYNPYNTNATAAEAGAMGGMPAYHTHPTTQGDMAQVMPGMYSHPGMPTNNGPQSLPQVGNMMMQQQQQPPQQQPPMNQPQMQNHMPGMMQQPHQLAAMGGEQQQQQAQLTHNHQTQGNSNIPVTSNQGPQSVPPQPQQQPPQMAHVMLQQQQHLMHAQSPIPSVGNIPQTQTTMTTIQQPQVQGLQQQQQPQQIPTPPQAQAQSQPPPQMPPMHIPQQQQQQQAAATQIQAVQSAPAPPQNEPEPVAPVVEEPATAELISFD, from the exons ATGTTTCGTagtaatttcgataaaaatctag ATAGTGCCACCAGTCACTTGCTTCTGGAACCAGAATGGCCATCGATATTGATGTGTTGCGATGCCATCAATCAGAAGGATACAAA TCCCAAAAATGCTTTTGCTgctattaaaaagaaaatgaattCCACTAATCCTCATACGGCCTACTATGCTTGTTTGGTTCTGGAATCGGTGGTGAAAAATTGCGGTGCACCCGTGCATGATGAAGTCTTCACAAAGGAAAATTGTACAATGTTGAGCCAATATTTGGAGACGACAACGCATGAAAATGTCAGAGCAAAAATGCTTGAATTGGTACAAACATGGGCCTATGCATTTCGAAACTCAGATAGATATCAAGCTATAAAG GATACGATGACTATATTAAAAGCCAAAGGACATCCGTTTCCAGAATTGAAGGAGGCGGATGCTATGTTCACTAAGGATACAGCTCCAGCATGGGCAGATGGccttacctgtcatcgatgtcgtGATGACTTCACCCTTACCAATCGTAAACATCACTGTCGCAATTGTGGTCAAGTTTTTTGTGGACAATGTAGTAGCAAATCATGTCCTCTACCTAAATTTGGCATTGAAAAAGAT GTACGTGTTTGTGATGGTTGTTATGCTCAATTGCAACGTCCCACATCGGCAAAGGCTACAGTACGGTCAGGAGAAAGTGATTTACCAGCTGAATATTTGAATAGTTCATTGGCCCAGCAAGTGCAGGTGCGTAATGCT ACGCCACCACGCAAAACGGAGCAAGAGTTAAAGGAGGAAGAAGAACTGCAATTGGCATTGGCATTGAGTCAGTCAGAGGCCGAAAGTAAAAAGCAAcaggaacaacaacaaaagcaa ACCATAGCTGCTTATCGTTTACAACAACGTTCTCCTAGTCCCGAAGCACCAGCAGCACCGAAAGAAATCCAACCTGAGGAAACCAATCCTGATTTAGCCAAATATTTGAATCGTAGCTATTGGGAACAACGTAAAGTTAGTGAATCACCTTTGGCTAGTCCATCGGCACCCAGCCCAATGCCACCAACGCCACAGTCTCAGACAAGCCAACAACTACCGCTGACTGCCAATGATTTTCGTCCAAAATCGACCGATGAGCAAAAGATTGACGAATTTGCTGGTCATATGCGTACACAAGTGGAAATTTTCGTTAATCGCATGAAATCCAATTCAAGTCGAGGTCGTAGCATTGCCAATGACAGTTCCGTGCAAAATCTCTTCATGACCTTGACTGGTTTGCATTCGCAGCAGTTGTCGTTTATCAAGGAGATGGATGACAAACGTATGTGGTATGAACAATTACAGGATAAATTAGCTCAAATCAAAGATTCTCGAGCTGCATTGGATGATCTGAGGCATGAACATGCGGAAAATCTAAGACGCATGGCTGAAGAACAAGAACGCCAACGGCAGATACAAATGGcacaaaaattggaaataatgCGCAAAAAGAAACAGGAATATTTGCAATATCAACGCCAATTGGCTTTGCATCGCCTGCAGGAGCAAGAGCGAGAAATGCAATTGCGCCAAGAGCAACAAATGGCTCAGTATCGCATGAGTCAACCCACTTTTCCTTACATGCAGCCCATGCCAGGAGCCCCTGTGGCTCATGGTTACAATCCATACAATACAAATGCAACAGCTGCGGAAGCTGGAGCCATGGGAGGAATGCCTGCGTACCACACACATCCCACCACTCAGGGGGATATGGCACAGGTAATGCCAGGCATGTATTCGCATCCTGGAATGCCAACAAATAATGGCCCTCAGAGTTTACCTCAAGTGGGTAATATGAtgatgcaacaacaacaacaaccgccACAACAGCAGCCACCAATGAATCAACCTCAAATGCAAAATCATATGCCTGGCATGATGCAGCAACCACATCAGCTAGCAGCGATGGGAGgtgaacaacaacagcaacaggcCCAATTAACACATAACCACCAAACTCAGGGTAACTCTAATATACCCGTGACAAGTAACCAAGGACCCCAATCTGTACCACCTCAACCCCAACAACAGCCCCCTCAAATGGCCCATGTTATGttgcaacagcagcagcatctTATGCATGCCCAATCACCTATACCTAGTGTTGGAAATATACCGCAAACCCAAACAACTATGACCACAATTCAACAACCTCAAGTACAAggtctacaacaacaacaacagccgcAACAGATTCCAACTCCACCACAAGCTCAAGCCCAATCACAACCACCTCCGCAAATGCCACCAATGCACATaccccaacaacaacaacaacaacaggctGCTGCAACACAAATTCAGGCAGTCCAATCAGCTCCAGCCCCACCTCAAAATGAACCCGAACCGGTAGCTCCAGTAGTAGAAGAACCAGCAACTGCCGAATTGATAAGTTTCGACTAA
- the Hrs gene encoding hepatocyte growth factor regulated tyrosine kinase substrate isoform X3 encodes MSTDEELNVVDCQEEDTMTILKAKGHPFPELKEADAMFTKDTAPAWADGLTCHRCRDDFTLTNRKHHCRNCGQVFCGQCSSKSCPLPKFGIEKDVRVCDGCYAQLQRPTSAKATVRSGESDLPAEYLNSSLAQQVQVRNATPPRKTEQELKEEEELQLALALSQSEAESKKQQEQQQKQTIAAYRLQQRSPSPEAPAAPKEIQPEETNPDLAKYLNRSYWEQRKVSESPLASPSAPSPMPPTPQSQTSQQLPLTANDFRPKSTDEQKIDEFAGHMRTQVEIFVNRMKSNSSRGRSIANDSSVQNLFMTLTGLHSQQLSFIKEMDDKRMWYEQLQDKLAQIKDSRAALDDLRHEHAENLRRMAEEQERQRQIQMAQKLEIMRKKKQEYLQYQRQLALHRLQEQEREMQLRQEQQMAQYRMSQPTFPYMQPMPGAPVAHGYNPYNTNATAAEAGAMGGMPAYHTHPTTQGDMAQVMPGMYSHPGMPTNNGPQSLPQVGNMMMQQQQQPPQQQPPMNQPQMQNHMPGMMQQPHQLAAMGGEQQQQQAQLTHNHQTQGNSNIPVTSNQGPQSVPPQPQQQPPQMAHVMLQQQQHLMHAQSPIPSVGNIPQTQTTMTTIQQPQVQGLQQQQQPQQIPTPPQAQAQSQPPPQMPPMHIPQQQQQQQAAATQIQAVQSAPAPPQNEPEPVAPVVEEPATAELISFD; translated from the exons ATGAGTACAGACGAAGAACTAAATGTTGTCGATTGCCAAGAAGAG GATACGATGACTATATTAAAAGCCAAAGGACATCCGTTTCCAGAATTGAAGGAGGCGGATGCTATGTTCACTAAGGATACAGCTCCAGCATGGGCAGATGGccttacctgtcatcgatgtcgtGATGACTTCACCCTTACCAATCGTAAACATCACTGTCGCAATTGTGGTCAAGTTTTTTGTGGACAATGTAGTAGCAAATCATGTCCTCTACCTAAATTTGGCATTGAAAAAGAT GTACGTGTTTGTGATGGTTGTTATGCTCAATTGCAACGTCCCACATCGGCAAAGGCTACAGTACGGTCAGGAGAAAGTGATTTACCAGCTGAATATTTGAATAGTTCATTGGCCCAGCAAGTGCAGGTGCGTAATGCT ACGCCACCACGCAAAACGGAGCAAGAGTTAAAGGAGGAAGAAGAACTGCAATTGGCATTGGCATTGAGTCAGTCAGAGGCCGAAAGTAAAAAGCAAcaggaacaacaacaaaagcaa ACCATAGCTGCTTATCGTTTACAACAACGTTCTCCTAGTCCCGAAGCACCAGCAGCACCGAAAGAAATCCAACCTGAGGAAACCAATCCTGATTTAGCCAAATATTTGAATCGTAGCTATTGGGAACAACGTAAAGTTAGTGAATCACCTTTGGCTAGTCCATCGGCACCCAGCCCAATGCCACCAACGCCACAGTCTCAGACAAGCCAACAACTACCGCTGACTGCCAATGATTTTCGTCCAAAATCGACCGATGAGCAAAAGATTGACGAATTTGCTGGTCATATGCGTACACAAGTGGAAATTTTCGTTAATCGCATGAAATCCAATTCAAGTCGAGGTCGTAGCATTGCCAATGACAGTTCCGTGCAAAATCTCTTCATGACCTTGACTGGTTTGCATTCGCAGCAGTTGTCGTTTATCAAGGAGATGGATGACAAACGTATGTGGTATGAACAATTACAGGATAAATTAGCTCAAATCAAAGATTCTCGAGCTGCATTGGATGATCTGAGGCATGAACATGCGGAAAATCTAAGACGCATGGCTGAAGAACAAGAACGCCAACGGCAGATACAAATGGcacaaaaattggaaataatgCGCAAAAAGAAACAGGAATATTTGCAATATCAACGCCAATTGGCTTTGCATCGCCTGCAGGAGCAAGAGCGAGAAATGCAATTGCGCCAAGAGCAACAAATGGCTCAGTATCGCATGAGTCAACCCACTTTTCCTTACATGCAGCCCATGCCAGGAGCCCCTGTGGCTCATGGTTACAATCCATACAATACAAATGCAACAGCTGCGGAAGCTGGAGCCATGGGAGGAATGCCTGCGTACCACACACATCCCACCACTCAGGGGGATATGGCACAGGTAATGCCAGGCATGTATTCGCATCCTGGAATGCCAACAAATAATGGCCCTCAGAGTTTACCTCAAGTGGGTAATATGAtgatgcaacaacaacaacaaccgccACAACAGCAGCCACCAATGAATCAACCTCAAATGCAAAATCATATGCCTGGCATGATGCAGCAACCACATCAGCTAGCAGCGATGGGAGgtgaacaacaacagcaacaggcCCAATTAACACATAACCACCAAACTCAGGGTAACTCTAATATACCCGTGACAAGTAACCAAGGACCCCAATCTGTACCACCTCAACCCCAACAACAGCCCCCTCAAATGGCCCATGTTATGttgcaacagcagcagcatctTATGCATGCCCAATCACCTATACCTAGTGTTGGAAATATACCGCAAACCCAAACAACTATGACCACAATTCAACAACCTCAAGTACAAggtctacaacaacaacaacagccgcAACAGATTCCAACTCCACCACAAGCTCAAGCCCAATCACAACCACCTCCGCAAATGCCACCAATGCACATaccccaacaacaacaacaacaacaggctGCTGCAACACAAATTCAGGCAGTCCAATCAGCTCCAGCCCCACCTCAAAATGAACCCGAACCGGTAGCTCCAGTAGTAGAAGAACCAGCAACTGCCGAATTGATAAGTTTCGACTAA
- the Hrs gene encoding hepatocyte growth factor regulated tyrosine kinase substrate isoform X2, producing the protein MFRSNFDKNLDSATSHLLLEPEWPSILMCCDAINQKDTNPKNAFAAIKKKMNSTNPHTAYYACLVLESVVKNCGAPVHDEVFTKENCTMLSQYLETTTHENVRAKMLELVQTWAYAFRNSDRYQAIKDTMTILKAKGHPFPELKEADAMFTKDTAPAWADGLTCHRCRDDFTLTNRKHHCRNCGQVFCGQCSSKSCPLPKFGIEKDVRVCDGCYAQLQRPTSAKATVRSGESDLPAEYLNSSLAQQVQTPPRKTEQELKEEEELQLALALSQSEAESKKQQEQQQKQTIAAYRLQQRSPSPEAPAAPKEIQPEETNPDLAKYLNRSYWEQRKVSESPLASPSAPSPMPPTPQSQTSQQLPLTANDFRPKSTDEQKIDEFAGHMRTQVEIFVNRMKSNSSRGRSIANDSSVQNLFMTLTGLHSQQLSFIKEMDDKRMWYEQLQDKLAQIKDSRAALDDLRHEHAENLRRMAEEQERQRQIQMAQKLEIMRKKKQEYLQYQRQLALHRLQEQEREMQLRQEQQMAQYRMSQPTFPYMQPMPGAPVAHGYNPYNTNATAAEAGAMGGMPAYHTHPTTQGDMAQVMPGMYSHPGMPTNNGPQSLPQVGNMMMQQQQQPPQQQPPMNQPQMQNHMPGMMQQPHQLAAMGGEQQQQQAQLTHNHQTQGNSNIPVTSNQGPQSVPPQPQQQPPQMAHVMLQQQQHLMHAQSPIPSVGNIPQTQTTMTTIQQPQVQGLQQQQQPQQIPTPPQAQAQSQPPPQMPPMHIPQQQQQQQAAATQIQAVQSAPAPPQNEPEPVAPVVEEPATAELISFD; encoded by the exons ATGTTTCGTagtaatttcgataaaaatctag ATAGTGCCACCAGTCACTTGCTTCTGGAACCAGAATGGCCATCGATATTGATGTGTTGCGATGCCATCAATCAGAAGGATACAAA TCCCAAAAATGCTTTTGCTgctattaaaaagaaaatgaattCCACTAATCCTCATACGGCCTACTATGCTTGTTTGGTTCTGGAATCGGTGGTGAAAAATTGCGGTGCACCCGTGCATGATGAAGTCTTCACAAAGGAAAATTGTACAATGTTGAGCCAATATTTGGAGACGACAACGCATGAAAATGTCAGAGCAAAAATGCTTGAATTGGTACAAACATGGGCCTATGCATTTCGAAACTCAGATAGATATCAAGCTATAAAG GATACGATGACTATATTAAAAGCCAAAGGACATCCGTTTCCAGAATTGAAGGAGGCGGATGCTATGTTCACTAAGGATACAGCTCCAGCATGGGCAGATGGccttacctgtcatcgatgtcgtGATGACTTCACCCTTACCAATCGTAAACATCACTGTCGCAATTGTGGTCAAGTTTTTTGTGGACAATGTAGTAGCAAATCATGTCCTCTACCTAAATTTGGCATTGAAAAAGAT GTACGTGTTTGTGATGGTTGTTATGCTCAATTGCAACGTCCCACATCGGCAAAGGCTACAGTACGGTCAGGAGAAAGTGATTTACCAGCTGAATATTTGAATAGTTCATTGGCCCAGCAAGTGCAG ACGCCACCACGCAAAACGGAGCAAGAGTTAAAGGAGGAAGAAGAACTGCAATTGGCATTGGCATTGAGTCAGTCAGAGGCCGAAAGTAAAAAGCAAcaggaacaacaacaaaagcaa ACCATAGCTGCTTATCGTTTACAACAACGTTCTCCTAGTCCCGAAGCACCAGCAGCACCGAAAGAAATCCAACCTGAGGAAACCAATCCTGATTTAGCCAAATATTTGAATCGTAGCTATTGGGAACAACGTAAAGTTAGTGAATCACCTTTGGCTAGTCCATCGGCACCCAGCCCAATGCCACCAACGCCACAGTCTCAGACAAGCCAACAACTACCGCTGACTGCCAATGATTTTCGTCCAAAATCGACCGATGAGCAAAAGATTGACGAATTTGCTGGTCATATGCGTACACAAGTGGAAATTTTCGTTAATCGCATGAAATCCAATTCAAGTCGAGGTCGTAGCATTGCCAATGACAGTTCCGTGCAAAATCTCTTCATGACCTTGACTGGTTTGCATTCGCAGCAGTTGTCGTTTATCAAGGAGATGGATGACAAACGTATGTGGTATGAACAATTACAGGATAAATTAGCTCAAATCAAAGATTCTCGAGCTGCATTGGATGATCTGAGGCATGAACATGCGGAAAATCTAAGACGCATGGCTGAAGAACAAGAACGCCAACGGCAGATACAAATGGcacaaaaattggaaataatgCGCAAAAAGAAACAGGAATATTTGCAATATCAACGCCAATTGGCTTTGCATCGCCTGCAGGAGCAAGAGCGAGAAATGCAATTGCGCCAAGAGCAACAAATGGCTCAGTATCGCATGAGTCAACCCACTTTTCCTTACATGCAGCCCATGCCAGGAGCCCCTGTGGCTCATGGTTACAATCCATACAATACAAATGCAACAGCTGCGGAAGCTGGAGCCATGGGAGGAATGCCTGCGTACCACACACATCCCACCACTCAGGGGGATATGGCACAGGTAATGCCAGGCATGTATTCGCATCCTGGAATGCCAACAAATAATGGCCCTCAGAGTTTACCTCAAGTGGGTAATATGAtgatgcaacaacaacaacaaccgccACAACAGCAGCCACCAATGAATCAACCTCAAATGCAAAATCATATGCCTGGCATGATGCAGCAACCACATCAGCTAGCAGCGATGGGAGgtgaacaacaacagcaacaggcCCAATTAACACATAACCACCAAACTCAGGGTAACTCTAATATACCCGTGACAAGTAACCAAGGACCCCAATCTGTACCACCTCAACCCCAACAACAGCCCCCTCAAATGGCCCATGTTATGttgcaacagcagcagcatctTATGCATGCCCAATCACCTATACCTAGTGTTGGAAATATACCGCAAACCCAAACAACTATGACCACAATTCAACAACCTCAAGTACAAggtctacaacaacaacaacagccgcAACAGATTCCAACTCCACCACAAGCTCAAGCCCAATCACAACCACCTCCGCAAATGCCACCAATGCACATaccccaacaacaacaacaacaacaggctGCTGCAACACAAATTCAGGCAGTCCAATCAGCTCCAGCCCCACCTCAAAATGAACCCGAACCGGTAGCTCCAGTAGTAGAAGAACCAGCAACTGCCGAATTGATAAGTTTCGACTAA